In Pedobacter sp. WC2423, the following are encoded in one genomic region:
- a CDS encoding AraC family transcriptional regulator, whose amino-acid sequence MKVLPFTLLVPDDKSVISEHIELPFFYQYLHRHDEWQITWVQKGEGTLITGNNMHSFSSGDIFLIGANLPHLFKSNPEYFVADKRKSIRACSLYFNPSGILAGLFNLPEMKLLNSLLKNHKHGFRIPASHSKEISSKIFDVHRASGTDVLFNLLKLLNTLQHVSEKAEPLCSNVYSSDISESEGIRLGNIINYIMRNYNNQIALEDIANTAYMTPQAFCRYFKKHTGHTFVSFLNEVRINDACKSLIAGKKIDCISGVAYKAGFNSITNFNRVFKSIIGQSPRAYVDAYNNVSKVNSMVV is encoded by the coding sequence ATGAAAGTACTTCCATTTACATTGCTTGTACCGGACGATAAAAGTGTGATCTCCGAGCATATCGAACTTCCATTTTTTTACCAGTATCTTCACCGTCATGATGAATGGCAGATTACCTGGGTGCAAAAAGGAGAAGGGACGCTGATTACAGGAAACAATATGCACTCATTTAGTTCGGGTGATATTTTTCTTATCGGAGCCAATCTTCCTCATTTGTTTAAATCCAATCCTGAATATTTTGTTGCCGATAAGCGCAAAAGTATCCGGGCTTGTTCATTGTATTTTAATCCCTCAGGAATTCTTGCCGGACTATTTAACCTGCCGGAGATGAAACTGCTTAATTCATTGCTGAAAAATCACAAACATGGCTTCAGGATCCCTGCAAGTCACAGTAAGGAGATCTCTTCCAAAATATTTGATGTTCATCGTGCTTCTGGTACAGATGTACTGTTTAACCTCCTTAAATTGCTGAATACCTTACAGCATGTGAGTGAAAAAGCAGAACCACTTTGCTCTAATGTATACTCTTCTGATATTTCAGAAAGTGAGGGAATCAGGCTCGGCAATATTATCAATTATATTATGCGCAATTACAATAATCAGATTGCGCTGGAAGATATTGCAAATACGGCTTATATGACACCCCAGGCTTTTTGCAGGTATTTTAAAAAACATACAGGGCATACTTTTGTCTCGTTTCTTAACGAAGTGAGAATTAACGATGCCTGTAAAAGCTTGATTGCTGGCAAGAAGATAGATTGTATCTCTGGTGTAGCTTATAAAGCTGGCTTTAATAGTATTACTAATTTTAACCGGGTATTTAAAAGCATTATCGGGCAGTCGCCCAGGGCATATGTAGATGCTTATAATAATGTAAGTAAGGTTAATTCAATGGTTGTTTAA
- a CDS encoding APC family permease, with translation MKPGTTQFKSSLRLMDATMLVAGSMIGSGIFIVSADITRNVGSSGWLLVVWLITGFMTLTAALSYGELSAMFPKAGGQYVYLKEAYNPLVSFLYGWSFFTVIQTATIAAVGVAFAKFTAYLIPVFNEDLVAIDLGFLHISTAQLLAIVVIVLLTYINSRGVNSGRIIQTTFTVAKLLSLFGLIVFGLFFLQKDIWHNNWKDAWNLTSLSVSGYTGNYTTVAAFGAIAAAMVGAIFSSDSWHNVTFVAGEIKDPKRNIGLSLALGTIMVTVLYVLTNIMYTGILPLHEIAYADKDRVAVTASHVIFGNWGTVIISLMIMVSTFGCNNGLIMAGARVYYSMAKDGLFFKKVGVLNKNAVPAFGLWIQCVFACLWCLSGKYGDLLDMISFVVVMFYMLTITGIFILRKKRPDAERPYKAFGYPVLPLIYIVMGLAFCTLLIIYKPNYTWPGLIITMMGIPVYYLIGRYQKN, from the coding sequence ATGAAACCTGGAACCACTCAATTTAAATCTTCTTTGCGATTAATGGATGCTACTATGCTGGTTGCAGGTAGCATGATCGGTTCTGGCATTTTCATCGTTAGTGCTGATATTACCCGGAATGTTGGAAGTTCGGGCTGGCTGCTGGTCGTATGGCTCATTACCGGATTCATGACCCTTACCGCTGCTTTAAGTTATGGGGAGCTTAGCGCAATGTTTCCTAAGGCAGGAGGACAATATGTTTATTTGAAAGAAGCTTATAATCCGCTGGTGAGTTTTCTGTATGGGTGGAGTTTTTTTACAGTCATCCAAACAGCTACTATAGCTGCGGTAGGTGTGGCCTTTGCTAAATTTACGGCCTATTTGATTCCTGTTTTTAATGAAGACCTGGTAGCCATTGACCTTGGGTTTCTGCATATTTCCACAGCGCAGCTTCTGGCCATTGTCGTAATTGTTCTGCTTACTTATATCAACAGCAGGGGGGTAAACAGCGGCCGGATTATCCAAACTACTTTTACTGTGGCTAAATTGCTGAGCTTATTTGGGCTGATCGTTTTTGGCCTGTTTTTCCTGCAAAAGGATATTTGGCACAATAACTGGAAAGATGCGTGGAATCTGACTTCACTTTCTGTCAGTGGCTATACGGGAAATTATACTACGGTAGCGGCATTTGGTGCTATCGCTGCCGCGATGGTAGGTGCAATATTTAGCAGCGATTCCTGGCATAATGTAACCTTTGTAGCGGGCGAGATTAAAGATCCTAAAAGAAATATCGGCCTTAGCTTAGCTTTGGGGACGATTATGGTTACGGTACTTTATGTGCTGACCAATATCATGTATACCGGTATATTGCCTCTGCACGAAATTGCTTATGCAGATAAAGATAGAGTTGCTGTTACAGCATCACACGTGATCTTCGGCAACTGGGGAACAGTGATTATTTCCCTGATGATCATGGTTTCTACTTTTGGTTGTAATAATGGACTAATTATGGCCGGTGCCAGGGTGTATTACTCTATGGCTAAAGATGGCCTTTTTTTTAAGAAAGTCGGAGTCCTGAATAAAAATGCTGTGCCTGCATTTGGCCTCTGGATCCAATGTGTTTTTGCCTGTTTATGGTGCCTGAGTGGAAAATACGGCGACTTGCTGGATATGATTTCTTTTGTAGTGGTGATGTTTTATATGCTTACGATTACAGGTATTTTTATTCTTCGTAAAAAACGCCCGGATGCAGAAAGACCATATAAAGCCTTTGGCTATCCTGTTTTGCCTTTAATTTATATCGTTATGGGGCTTGCATTTTGTACACTCTTAATTATTTATAAACCAAATTACACCTGGCCCGGGCTCATCATTACCATGATGGGTATTCCTGTATATTATCTGATTGGAAGATATCAAAAAAATTAA
- a CDS encoding prolyl oligopeptidase family serine peptidase → MKTISIVKICAVLICTAPAFIVHAQQVLEPYKPNPSEMSIAYQRAGALDSLLRKIEVNYNIFPVWQADQKSFWYKKNLAGKKWKYMYVHATEGIRKNAFDHQRIAEALQKATGKNYDAEQLKLTKLFFNGAADKITVKTGDQWFRIDLRTYQCLKTADTLKDIYNNNRPLQAAHSRWESIPDAGKSPDGKKELYLKEGNVFVKKLAEREDEQLSFDGTIDKPYGAFSWSPDSKTLFGYRISPKKIKEVYYVLSSVPGTTRGQLKSNEYAQPGDAFTSYAPVAFDLATKKQTKVDAEEIDFFGAPELHWRQENNQYCIYEKADRGHQRFRVIEADVKSGKTRNIIDEKTATFIYENRIYTHYLPATNEMIWSSEKDGYRHLYLVNTLTGKQKPITKGNWVVREIDSVDVAKREIWFRASGINAGEDPYFMHAYRIGFDGKKQIDLTPEKGNHILSFSSDREYYLDTYSQVNVAPVSVLKRTADTKIILELEHGTTSSFLAAGVKLPEVFVSKARDGKTAIWGIVCRPSKMDEHKTYPVIEYIYAGPQDSFVPKNFLPYSEMQSMAELGFIVVQIDGMGTANRSKAFHDVCWKNLADAGFADRILWIKAMAKQYQNADISRVGIYGTSAGGQNSTGALLFHPEFYKAAVSACGCHDNRIDKQWWNEQWMGYPVGPHYEEQSNITNAAKLQGNLLLIVGEADENVPPESTFRLADALIKANKDFDFLCVPGMGHSDGGVYGRRRKRDFFVKNLLYAEPPQRNTAIPASKAGR, encoded by the coding sequence ATGAAAACCATTTCTATTGTAAAGATCTGTGCTGTTTTAATTTGCACAGCCCCTGCTTTTATTGTTCATGCGCAGCAGGTATTGGAGCCTTACAAACCAAACCCTTCCGAAATGTCCATTGCTTATCAGCGAGCCGGCGCCCTGGATTCTTTATTAAGAAAAATAGAAGTTAATTACAATATTTTCCCCGTATGGCAAGCAGATCAAAAATCTTTTTGGTACAAGAAAAATCTAGCCGGAAAAAAATGGAAATATATGTATGTCCATGCCACTGAGGGTATACGGAAAAATGCTTTTGACCATCAGCGGATAGCTGAGGCTCTGCAGAAAGCTACTGGAAAGAATTATGACGCTGAGCAACTTAAACTTACCAAACTGTTTTTTAATGGAGCTGCTGACAAGATCACGGTGAAGACCGGAGATCAATGGTTCAGAATCGATCTGAGAACTTATCAGTGTTTGAAAACTGCAGACACGTTAAAGGATATTTACAATAATAATAGACCTTTACAAGCTGCACATTCCCGTTGGGAAAGCATACCAGATGCAGGTAAATCTCCTGATGGCAAAAAGGAACTATACCTTAAAGAAGGAAATGTCTTTGTAAAGAAACTGGCCGAACGAGAGGATGAGCAGCTTTCCTTTGACGGGACAATAGATAAACCTTATGGGGCATTCAGCTGGTCGCCGGATAGTAAAACATTGTTTGGCTATCGGATTAGTCCGAAGAAAATCAAAGAGGTTTATTATGTATTAAGTTCAGTACCGGGAACCACACGCGGACAGCTGAAATCCAATGAATATGCTCAGCCAGGGGACGCATTTACTTCGTATGCACCTGTTGCTTTTGATCTTGCCACAAAAAAACAAACAAAAGTAGATGCTGAAGAAATTGATTTCTTTGGTGCACCGGAATTGCATTGGCGCCAAGAGAACAATCAGTATTGTATCTATGAAAAAGCAGACCGGGGCCATCAGCGTTTCAGGGTTATCGAAGCAGATGTAAAGAGTGGTAAAACAAGAAATATCATTGATGAAAAAACAGCTACTTTTATTTATGAAAATCGTATTTATACCCATTACCTGCCTGCGACCAATGAGATGATCTGGAGCAGTGAAAAGGATGGTTATCGTCATTTATACCTTGTAAATACGCTTACAGGTAAACAAAAACCTATAACTAAAGGTAACTGGGTGGTCAGGGAAATAGACAGTGTCGATGTTGCTAAACGTGAAATCTGGTTTAGGGCCAGCGGCATTAATGCAGGGGAAGATCCTTATTTTATGCATGCTTACCGAATTGGTTTTGATGGAAAAAAGCAAATTGACCTGACCCCGGAAAAAGGCAACCATATACTGAGCTTTTCGTCTGATAGGGAATATTATCTGGATACTTATTCACAAGTGAATGTTGCACCTGTTTCCGTATTGAAAAGGACCGCAGACACCAAAATAATCTTAGAGCTGGAGCATGGTACTACCAGTAGTTTTTTAGCTGCCGGAGTAAAGTTGCCAGAGGTTTTTGTCTCCAAAGCCAGAGATGGAAAAACAGCTATCTGGGGAATTGTTTGCCGTCCTTCGAAAATGGATGAACATAAGACTTACCCTGTGATTGAATATATTTATGCGGGGCCACAGGACAGCTTTGTGCCAAAAAATTTCTTGCCTTACAGTGAAATGCAAAGTATGGCTGAATTGGGTTTTATTGTAGTCCAGATTGATGGAATGGGTACGGCCAACCGCTCAAAAGCTTTTCATGATGTATGCTGGAAAAACCTGGCCGATGCTGGTTTTGCTGATCGTATTTTATGGATTAAAGCCATGGCAAAGCAATATCAGAACGCAGATATCAGCAGGGTTGGGATATATGGTACTTCTGCTGGAGGGCAGAATTCTACAGGTGCCTTGTTGTTCCATCCTGAGTTTTATAAAGCAGCAGTATCTGCTTGCGGATGTCATGATAACCGTATTGACAAGCAATGGTGGAACGAGCAATGGATGGGATATCCGGTTGGACCTCATTATGAGGAACAGTCTAACATAACTAATGCGGCTAAGTTACAAGGAAATTTATTGCTGATTGTTGGAGAAGCAGATGAAAACGTACCGCCAGAATCTACTTTCCGACTGGCTGATGCCTTGATTAAAGCAAATAAAGACTTTGATTTTTTATGCGTTCCGGGAATGGGACACAGTGATGGCGGCGTTTATGGAAGAAGAAGGAAACGGGACTTCTTTGTTAAAAATCTGCTTTATGCAGAACCACCACAACGAAATACAGCAATACCGGCCAGTAAAGCTGGCCGGTAA